One Astyanax mexicanus isolate ESR-SI-001 chromosome 3, AstMex3_surface, whole genome shotgun sequence genomic region harbors:
- the LOC103039146 gene encoding apolipoprotein A-IV, producing the protein MKVLAVLALVAFAGCNADMMWQDQAQPSMEMVKNAFWDYVAKATQTTEDILQKIRESEMGQEVNSKISESADAIGQYAVVLRGQMTPMTQEVMTRIFQESEQLKVRLQQDMSTVKSQLEPYVQEVMSNVQQQMEQLKKEVALYADMDAETLKATLLQKSEEMKASMEKTMMEMQAQLGPQAEELKQKMEQHMQEFQKTMIPMAENFQERMTQNAQEMKKQLDPYAEDLKTQLTTLWESFANMRQ; encoded by the exons ATGAAGGTTCTTGCAGTTCTCGCTCTTGTGGCTTTTGCTG GCTGCAATGCCGACATGATGTGGCAGGACCAGGCCCAGCCCAGTATGGAGATGGTGAAGAACGCTTTCTGGGATTACGTCGCAAAGGCAACTCAAACCACTGAAGACATTCTGCAGAAGATCAGAGAGTCTGAAATGGGACAGGAAGTCAA TTCCAAGATCTCCGAGAGTGCCGATGCCATCGGTCAGTATGCTGTGGTTCTTCGTGGTCAGATGACACCTATGACTCAGGAGGTGATGACCAGGATTTTCCAGGAGTCCGAGCAGCTGAAGGTCCGTCTGCAGCAGGACATGAGCACCGTGAAGTCCCAGCTGGAGCCCTACGTCCAGGAAGTGATGTCAAATGTCCAGCAGCAGATGGAGCAGCTGAAGAAGGAAGTGGCCCTCTACGCAGACATGGACGCCGAGACTCTGAAAGCCACTCTGCTGCAGAAGAGCGAGGAGATGAAGGCCAGTATGGAGAAGACCATGATGGAGATGCAGGCCCAGCTCGGACCCCAGGCTGAGGAACTGAAGCAGAAAATGGAACAGCACATGCAGGAGTTCCAGAAGACCATGATCCCAATGGCTGAGAACTTCCAGGAGAGGATGACCCAGAACGCCCAGGAGATGAAGAAGCAGTTGGACCCCTATGCTGAGGACCTGAAGACCCAGCTGACCACCCTCTGGGAGTCTTTTGCTAACATGCGTCAGTAG